A DNA window from Engystomops pustulosus chromosome 6, aEngPut4.maternal, whole genome shotgun sequence contains the following coding sequences:
- the RPS9 gene encoding small ribosomal subunit protein uS4: MPVARSWVCRKTYVTPRRPFEKSRLDQELKLIGEYGLRNKREVWRVKFTLAKIRKAARELLTLDEKDPKRLFEGNALLRRLVRIGVLDEGKMKLDYILGLKIEDFLERRLQTQVFKLGLAKSIHHARVLIRQRHIRVRKQVVNIPSFIVRLDSQKHIDFSLRSPYGGGRPGRVKRKNAKKGQGGAGGGDDEEED; this comes from the exons ATGCCGGTTGCCAGAAGCTGGGTATGTCGTAAGACATACGTCACCCCGCGACGTCCATTTGAGAAGTCGCGGTTGGACCAGGAGTTAAAACTCATTG GCGAATATGGTCTTCGTAACAAGCGTGAGGTGTGGAGGGTGAAATTTACACTCGCCAAGATCCGCAAAGCTGCCAGAGAACTGCTGACTCTGGATGAGAAGGATCCAAAGCGTTTGTTTGAAG GTAATGCCCTGCTTAGGCGTCTGGTGCGTATTGGTGTGTTGGATGAAGGGAAGATGAAGCTCGATTACATTCTGGGTTTGAAAATTGAAGATTTCTTGGAAAGACGTCTTCAGACCCAAGTGTTCAAATTGGGTTTGGCCAAATCCATCCATCATGCCCGTGTGTTGATCAGACAGAGACACATCCG CGTCCGCAAGCAAGTGGTAAACATCCCATCTTTCATTGTGCGTTTGGATTCCCAAAAGCACATTGATTTCTCCCTGCGCTCACCATACGGAGGTGGACGTCCCGGTCGTGTCAAGAGAAAGAATGCCAAGAAGGGACAAGGTGGTGCTGGAGGTggagatgatgaggaggaagatTAA